One Pyrus communis chromosome 13, drPyrComm1.1, whole genome shotgun sequence genomic window carries:
- the LOC137712121 gene encoding uncharacterized protein: MTNMSRSPFTYEIEQTEPPRKFSMPYFISFKGDGDSKKHLKHYRNTMVIYQNNDALMCKIFATTLQSEAQDWFHTLLPRSIRNFDDLSLIFTKEYSSYYLIKKKFDHLFNVKKNPKELLRDYVKRIKAEKAKIVGCNNSIASATF; this comes from the coding sequence atgaccaacatgagTAGGTCACCTTTCACATACGAGATCGAGCAGACAGAGCCTCCACGCAAATTCAGCATGCCGTATTTCATATCcttcaaaggagatggagattcgaaaaaacacttgaagcaCTACCGAAACACTATGGTCATTTATCAGAACAACGATGCtcttatgtgcaagatatttgCAACCACTTTGCAAAGCGAggcgcaagattggttccacaccttgctgccacgatccaTCCGGAACTTTGatgatctttctttgattttcacgaaagaatattcatcctatTACTTGATCAAGAAGAAGTTTGACCACTTGTTCAATGTGAAGAAGAACCCAAAGGAGTTGCTTCGCGACTATGTGAAGAGGAtcaaagcagagaaggcaaagatagtcgGATGCAACAACTCGATAGCTAGTGCAACCTTCTAA